Proteins encoded in a region of the Mucilaginibacter sabulilitoris genome:
- a CDS encoding cysteine desulfurase family protein — protein sequence MRVYFDNAATTPLDPEVLKEMYKVMESHYGNPSSIHAHGREARTLIERARKTVANLLHTSPAEIFFTSSGTEADNTAIRCGIVDHNITHAITSRIEHHAVIHTLEAMEKSGIIKLSFVDVDEKGNIDYKQLETLLKDNERSFVSIMHANNEIGTLSDMQRIGDLCEAYNAIYHCDTVQTMGHYKHDLGQLKTHFLVCAGHKLHGPKGVGFLHVNHRIKIKPFIYGGAQERNMRGGTENIYGIVGLAKALELAYAEMEQHQNYIQGLKSYMMGKLTDQIPGISFNGETDADKSLYTVLNVAFPEMEMGDMLLFNLDIAGISASGGSACSSGTDIGSHVLTAIGASSSRPSVRFSFSKYNTKEEIDYTVAKVRELCPVNA from the coding sequence ATGCGTGTTTATTTTGATAATGCTGCTACAACGCCGCTTGATCCGGAGGTTTTAAAAGAAATGTATAAAGTTATGGAGAGCCATTACGGTAATCCATCATCCATTCACGCGCACGGTCGTGAGGCCAGAACGCTGATTGAAAGGGCCCGTAAAACCGTAGCTAACTTATTACATACTTCACCGGCCGAAATATTTTTTACCTCAAGCGGTACCGAAGCTGATAATACAGCCATCCGCTGCGGCATTGTTGATCATAACATTACACACGCCATCACCAGCCGTATTGAGCACCACGCGGTAATCCATACACTGGAAGCGATGGAAAAATCGGGTATTATTAAACTGAGCTTTGTTGATGTTGATGAGAAAGGCAACATTGATTACAAACAGCTTGAAACCTTGCTGAAAGATAACGAGCGCAGTTTTGTATCAATCATGCATGCCAATAACGAAATCGGCACCCTGTCAGACATGCAGCGTATCGGTGATTTGTGCGAAGCGTACAATGCTATTTATCATTGTGATACCGTGCAAACCATGGGGCACTACAAGCATGACCTGGGTCAGCTTAAAACGCATTTTTTGGTTTGTGCCGGGCATAAGCTTCATGGCCCGAAGGGTGTAGGTTTTCTGCATGTTAACCATCGAATAAAAATAAAACCGTTTATTTACGGCGGCGCGCAGGAACGCAATATGCGCGGCGGTACCGAAAATATTTACGGCATAGTTGGCCTTGCGAAGGCGCTTGAACTGGCTTACGCCGAAATGGAACAGCACCAGAACTACATCCAGGGCTTAAAATCATACATGATGGGTAAGTTAACCGATCAGATACCGGGTATTAGTTTTAACGGCGAAACCGACGCTGATAAAAGCTTATACACTGTATTGAACGTTGCTTTCCCGGAAATGGAAATGGGCGATATGTTATTGTTTAACCTGGATATAGCCGGTATATCGGCTTCCGGCGGCAGCGCCTGCAGCTCGGGCACCGATATTGGTTCGCATGTGCTTACCGCCATCGGCGCGAGCAGTTCGAGACCATCGGTAAGGTTCTCCTTCTCTAAATACAATACCAAAGAAGAAATTGATTATACCGTTGCCAAAGTGCGCGAGCTTTGTCCGGTAAACGCCTGA
- a CDS encoding PspC domain-containing protein encodes MIQRILTFFERYSFGVCTYLGEKFNVSISKIRLFFIYSSFLAVGFPLIFYFFAGIVLDIRNFVKRRHTGVTDL; translated from the coding sequence ATGATACAGAGAATACTCACTTTTTTTGAACGGTACTCCTTTGGTGTATGCACTTATCTTGGCGAAAAGTTTAATGTTTCCATCTCAAAGATCCGTTTATTCTTTATATACTCATCCTTCCTGGCTGTTGGATTTCCTTTGATATTTTATTTTTTTGCAGGGATAGTATTGGATATACGCAATTTTGTAAAGCGTCGCCATACTGGTGTTACAGATCTGTAA
- a CDS encoding HAD family hydrolase produces MKLKVIAFDADDTLWVNEPYFLQTEKKFCSLLEDFLPHHTISNELFKIEIDNLSLYGYGIKGYILSMIEAAMKISERKIGIDAIERIMDYGKEMLNEPIELLDGVDNVLSSLKNHYRLVVATKGDLLDQERKLKKSGLAHYFHHIEIMSDKKEDDYIKLIKHLDIKPSEFLMVGNSLKSDIMPVLNIGGHAIHVPFHTTWAHEHIETNLSHDNFKQADTLAEILPYILT; encoded by the coding sequence ATGAAATTAAAAGTTATAGCTTTTGACGCTGACGACACGCTGTGGGTTAATGAACCCTATTTTCTGCAAACCGAAAAAAAATTCTGTAGCCTGCTCGAAGATTTTTTGCCGCACCATACCATATCAAACGAATTGTTTAAAATTGAGATTGATAATTTGTCATTATACGGCTATGGTATAAAAGGATATATCCTGAGCATGATTGAGGCTGCAATGAAAATATCTGAAAGAAAAATAGGCATTGACGCTATTGAAAGGATAATGGATTATGGCAAAGAAATGCTCAACGAACCCATTGAACTGTTAGATGGTGTAGATAACGTGTTATCAAGCCTGAAAAATCATTACAGATTAGTGGTGGCAACTAAAGGCGATCTGCTCGACCAGGAACGTAAGCTAAAAAAATCGGGCTTAGCGCATTATTTTCACCATATCGAAATCATGTCTGATAAAAAGGAAGATGATTATATAAAGCTTATAAAACATCTGGATATTAAGCCTTCGGAATTTTTAATGGTTGGTAATTCTTTAAAATCAGATATAATGCCTGTTTTAAATATCGGTGGCCACGCCATTCACGTACCTTTCCACACCACTTGGGCACACGAACATATTGAAACCAATTTAAGTCACGACAATTTTAAACAGGCTGATACACTTGCTGAAATTCTGCCGTATATACTTACATGA
- a CDS encoding cupin domain-containing protein, giving the protein MTPSKDKQIGYIFTFIAELSIKASLNIMDNKVFNQFADIEIKEIAPGFFSKIIHTANNTINFIEVKAGCVSELHQHINHQCAFVIEGKFELTVDGVSQILDTGTYAIIPPNVIHGGRAITDCKLIDIFDPVREDFKLL; this is encoded by the coding sequence ATGACACCAAGTAAGGATAAACAAATTGGTTATATTTTTACTTTTATAGCGGAGCTTTCAATAAAAGCTTCGTTAAATATTATGGACAACAAAGTTTTTAATCAGTTTGCAGATATTGAAATCAAAGAAATAGCTCCCGGCTTTTTCTCTAAAATAATACATACAGCTAATAATACCATTAATTTTATTGAGGTAAAAGCAGGTTGTGTGTCGGAATTGCACCAACATATAAACCATCAGTGCGCCTTTGTTATTGAGGGTAAATTTGAGCTAACTGTTGACGGCGTATCACAGATATTGGATACAGGTACTTATGCCATTATACCCCCAAATGTTATACATGGAGGCCGGGCCATTACCGATTGTAAACTCATAGATATATTTGACCCGGTTCGCGAAGACTTTAAATTGCTGTAA
- a CDS encoding MFS transporter, protein MLKQAKAISQTTGGRIKSIVGGSLGNLVEWYDWYVYTAFSLYFSDAFFPSDNQTVQLLNTAGIFAIGFLMRPIGGWLMGTFADKHGRKMALTSSVLLMSVGSLIIAITPGFKSIGVAAPVLLVLARIIQGLSVGGEYGTSATYLSEMAGRKHRGFYSSFQYVTLIMGQLTALAVLVLLQRVFLTEQQLHDWGWRIPFGIGAFLAIITMYLRRSLQESASFKNEDKKADTAQGTLKALAKHPKAVFTVIGLTMGGTLAFYTFTTYMQKFLVNTSGFSKSSATMVSTLTLAIFMLLQPVFGLLSDKIGRKPLLIGFGVLGTLTTIPIMTRLSETKDVWVAFALILCALIIVSGYTSINAVVKAELFPANVRALGVGFPYAIAVSVFGGTAEYVALWFKNENHQQWFYWYVTICIALSLVLYATMNDTRKHSKIEEE, encoded by the coding sequence ATGCTGAAACAAGCCAAAGCAATATCACAAACAACCGGAGGGCGGATTAAATCAATAGTTGGAGGCTCACTCGGTAATTTGGTTGAATGGTATGACTGGTATGTTTACACCGCCTTTTCCCTTTATTTTTCTGATGCGTTTTTCCCGTCAGATAATCAAACCGTACAGCTTTTAAATACTGCGGGTATATTTGCTATCGGCTTTCTAATGCGCCCGATAGGCGGCTGGCTTATGGGCACTTTCGCTGATAAACATGGGCGTAAAATGGCTTTAACCTCATCGGTATTGTTGATGAGTGTTGGCTCACTCATAATAGCCATAACGCCGGGTTTTAAATCAATAGGAGTGGCCGCCCCGGTTTTACTGGTGCTTGCCCGCATTATACAAGGTTTAAGCGTGGGCGGCGAATATGGTACCAGTGCTACCTACCTGAGCGAAATGGCGGGCAGAAAACACCGCGGATTTTATTCCAGTTTTCAATATGTTACGCTAATTATGGGACAATTAACCGCCCTTGCAGTATTGGTGCTGTTGCAACGTGTTTTTTTAACTGAACAACAATTGCATGACTGGGGCTGGCGTATCCCGTTTGGTATTGGCGCTTTTTTGGCGATTATTACCATGTATTTGAGGCGAAGCCTGCAGGAGTCAGCCTCCTTTAAAAACGAAGATAAAAAAGCCGATACTGCTCAGGGTACGTTAAAAGCTTTAGCTAAACATCCTAAAGCGGTATTTACCGTTATCGGTTTAACTATGGGAGGTACTTTAGCGTTTTATACATTTACCACTTATATGCAAAAATTCCTGGTGAATACATCAGGTTTTAGCAAAAGCAGCGCTACCATGGTATCTACACTTACCCTGGCTATATTTATGTTGCTGCAACCAGTGTTTGGTTTGCTTTCTGACAAAATTGGCCGTAAGCCCTTGTTAATCGGTTTTGGGGTGTTGGGTACACTCACCACGATCCCCATTATGACGCGTTTGAGCGAGACTAAAGACGTTTGGGTTGCGTTCGCGCTTATATTGTGTGCGCTGATTATTGTGAGCGGATATACCTCCATAAATGCCGTGGTAAAAGCCGAACTGTTCCCGGCCAATGTTCGGGCCTTAGGGGTGGGCTTTCCGTACGCTATAGCGGTATCGGTATTTGGTGGCACTGCCGAGTATGTAGCTCTTTGGTTTAAGAATGAAAACCATCAGCAATGGTTTTATTGGTACGTTACCATTTGCATCGCTTTATCGCTTGTGTTATACGCTACCATGAACGACACCCGCAAGCATTCAAAAATAGAAGAGGAGTAA
- a CDS encoding M20 family metallo-hydrolase yields the protein MGNAYDMADKNNLFQLAVTLLQQLISIPSFSKEEDRTADLINELLQQHGVVTHRKMNNIWAWNKHFDPNKPTILLNSHHDTVKPNSGYTRDPYDAKIEEGKLYGLGSNDAGGCLVSLIAVFLYFHDKENLKYNFCLATTAEEEISGVNGLELIIPELGNLEFGIVGEPTLMQLAIAERGLMVLDCVAHGRAGHAAREEGDNAIYKALTDIEWFRSFKFPKESEVFGPIKMSVTIINAGSQHNVVPASCTFTVDVRVTDAYRNEEVLQIIRQHVSCEVNPRSIRLKPSSIPKEHPIVQAGIALGRTTYGSPTTSDQSLLDIPSIKVGPGDSARSHTADEFVYVDEIREGIELYIKMLESIN from the coding sequence ATGGGAAATGCCTACGATATGGCCGATAAAAACAATCTATTTCAACTGGCAGTAACTTTACTGCAACAACTAATATCCATACCATCCTTTAGTAAAGAGGAAGACCGCACCGCCGATCTCATCAATGAGCTTTTGCAGCAGCATGGTGTTGTTACCCATCGCAAGATGAACAATATCTGGGCCTGGAATAAGCATTTTGATCCCAATAAGCCTACCATCTTACTCAATTCACATCATGACACCGTAAAGCCCAATTCGGGCTATACACGTGACCCTTATGATGCTAAAATTGAGGAAGGCAAACTTTACGGTTTGGGCAGTAATGATGCTGGTGGTTGCCTGGTATCGCTTATAGCAGTGTTCCTCTACTTTCATGATAAAGAAAATTTAAAATATAACTTTTGTCTGGCCACAACAGCCGAAGAAGAAATATCAGGTGTTAACGGTCTGGAGCTTATTATACCCGAGCTTGGTAACCTGGAGTTTGGCATAGTAGGAGAGCCTACCTTAATGCAGCTGGCTATTGCCGAGCGCGGTTTAATGGTGCTTGATTGTGTAGCTCATGGCCGTGCAGGGCATGCGGCGCGTGAAGAAGGGGACAATGCTATTTACAAAGCTTTAACGGACATAGAGTGGTTCCGTAGTTTCAAATTTCCGAAGGAATCTGAAGTGTTTGGTCCTATAAAAATGTCAGTTACCATTATCAATGCAGGTTCGCAGCATAACGTGGTGCCTGCCAGCTGTACGTTCACGGTTGATGTACGAGTGACCGACGCCTATAGGAACGAAGAGGTGTTGCAGATCATTCGCCAGCATGTGAGTTGTGAGGTTAATCCGCGTTCTATCAGGCTAAAACCTTCATCTATACCAAAGGAACACCCGATTGTACAGGCCGGTATAGCGCTGGGGCGTACTACTTATGGTTCACCTACAACTTCTGATCAATCGCTGCTTGATATACCTTCAATTAAGGTGGGGCCTGGCGATTCTGCACGTTCACACACCGCCGATGAGTTTGTTTATGTTGACGAGATCAGGGAAGGGATTGAGCTGTACATCAAAATGCTGGAAAGTATTAATTGA
- a CDS encoding phosphatase PAP2 family protein, producing MPEQLLQLDRHLFYFINHYLSNSFFDWIMPLLRNPKFWIPLYIFIIGFCIYRYKKTGAIIIVLLALTAGFADFTSASIIKYNVKRLRPCRDPIVSQTDISRVPCGTGYSFPSTHATDHFAMALFLCLIFFKKWRWIWFWAILWAGVISFAQVYVGVHFPVDVTCGAIYGALIGALFAFLFKKLQPSF from the coding sequence ATGCCTGAACAACTTTTACAACTCGACCGGCATTTATTTTATTTTATAAACCATTACCTGTCGAACTCTTTTTTCGACTGGATCATGCCTTTGCTGCGCAACCCAAAGTTCTGGATCCCGCTGTATATATTCATCATCGGCTTTTGTATATACCGTTATAAAAAAACGGGCGCTATTATCATTGTGTTGCTGGCACTTACAGCCGGCTTTGCCGATTTTACCAGCGCCAGCATCATCAAATACAATGTGAAACGGCTGCGCCCCTGCCGCGACCCCATAGTTTCACAAACAGACATTAGCCGTGTACCCTGTGGTACGGGCTATAGCTTCCCGTCAACCCATGCTACAGATCATTTTGCCATGGCTCTGTTTTTATGCCTGATATTTTTCAAAAAATGGCGGTGGATATGGTTTTGGGCCATATTATGGGCCGGTGTTATTAGTTTTGCCCAGGTATATGTTGGGGTACACTTCCCTGTTGATGTAACCTGCGGTGCAATTTATGGCGCCCTGATAGGTGCTCTGTTTGCCTTTTTATTTAAAAAATTACAACCTTCTTTTTAA
- the glmM gene encoding phosphoglucosamine mutase, which produces MTLIKSISGIRGTIGGAAGDGLTPLDIVKFTSAYGAWAVQKSGIKKIVVGRDARISGTMVNNLVVGTLQGLGIDVIDLGLSTTPTVEVAVTGEKAAGGIILTASHNPKQWNALKLLNTDGEFISDADGKQVLEMAENSDFNYADVNDLGKVTLDESWLQKHIDLILALPLVDVAAIKKANFNIVIDGVNSTGGIFVPALLKALGVETVHELYCEPDGNFPHNPEPLPENLTALSKEVLAKRAHLGIAVDPDVDRLCFVCEDGNMFGEEYTLVAVADYVLKNKKGNTVSNLSSTRALRDVTEDAGGEYHAAAVGEVNVVNKMKEVNAVIGGEGNGGVIYPELHYGRDALVGIALFLTHLAKYGKSVSNLRMSYPGYFISKNKITLTPEMDIDALLSKVEDKYRKQPYSTIDGLKIEFDKEWVHLRRSNTEPIIRIYSEGNSETVANGLANKIIADIKEILQVN; this is translated from the coding sequence TTGACACTCATAAAATCTATTTCGGGCATACGCGGTACTATTGGCGGTGCCGCAGGCGATGGTTTAACACCATTGGATATTGTGAAATTCACATCAGCTTACGGAGCCTGGGCTGTGCAAAAATCGGGTATTAAAAAAATTGTTGTAGGCAGGGATGCGCGCATTTCGGGTACAATGGTAAATAACCTGGTTGTGGGCACGTTGCAGGGTTTGGGTATTGATGTTATTGATCTGGGATTGTCAACAACACCTACTGTTGAAGTGGCTGTTACCGGCGAAAAAGCTGCCGGTGGTATCATACTTACCGCAAGCCACAACCCCAAACAATGGAATGCCCTTAAATTACTCAATACCGACGGCGAGTTTATAAGTGATGCCGATGGTAAGCAGGTATTGGAAATGGCTGAGAACAGCGATTTTAATTATGCCGATGTGAACGACCTGGGCAAAGTTACGCTTGATGAGAGCTGGCTGCAAAAACATATTGACCTGATACTGGCATTGCCTCTGGTTGACGTTGCTGCTATCAAAAAGGCCAACTTTAATATTGTTATTGATGGCGTTAATTCTACCGGTGGTATTTTTGTACCGGCTTTATTGAAAGCCTTGGGTGTGGAAACCGTTCATGAGTTATATTGCGAGCCTGATGGTAATTTCCCGCACAACCCCGAGCCATTGCCCGAAAACCTTACCGCGCTGTCAAAAGAAGTGCTGGCAAAAAGGGCACATTTAGGAATAGCTGTTGACCCCGATGTTGACCGCCTTTGTTTTGTTTGCGAAGACGGAAACATGTTTGGCGAAGAATATACCCTGGTTGCCGTGGCCGATTATGTACTGAAAAACAAAAAAGGCAATACAGTATCAAACCTGTCGTCAACCCGTGCGCTGCGCGATGTTACTGAAGATGCCGGCGGCGAATACCATGCTGCTGCGGTGGGAGAAGTGAATGTGGTGAATAAGATGAAGGAAGTTAACGCCGTTATTGGCGGCGAAGGCAATGGCGGAGTAATATATCCCGAACTGCATTATGGCCGTGACGCGCTGGTAGGCATCGCCTTATTTTTGACCCACCTGGCTAAATATGGCAAGTCGGTTTCAAATTTGCGTATGTCATACCCGGGTTATTTTATTTCAAAAAATAAAATAACACTCACGCCGGAAATGGACATAGACGCCCTTTTAAGCAAGGTTGAAGACAAATACCGCAAACAACCTTACAGTACTATTGACGGACTGAAAATAGAATTTGATAAAGAATGGGTACATTTGCGCAGGTCAAATACCGAACCCATTATCAGGATATACTCCGAAGGTAACTCGGAAACGGTTGCAAACGGACTTGCTAATAAAATAATAGCTGATATTAAAGAGATTCTGCAGGTGAATTGA
- a CDS encoding chloramphenicol acetyltransferase yields the protein MKQRLNLETWERKEHFNFFKNFEEPFYGVVVDIDCTVAHNFVKQNDISFFLYYLHKSLTAVNNFDPFKYRIYGDEVMLYDQINAGPTIGRSNGTFGFSYINYHPSFEEFMIGAKKEIERVQNTTTLFAPKLDDDIVHYSSMPWIKFTSLSHARSFSFPDSCPKISFGKMTENNGKKTMPVSIHVHHALVDGLHLGQYIDHFQELMNDGI from the coding sequence ATGAAACAAAGGCTAAATTTAGAAACCTGGGAACGAAAAGAACACTTTAACTTTTTTAAAAATTTCGAAGAGCCGTTTTACGGCGTTGTTGTTGATATTGACTGTACTGTGGCGCACAATTTTGTTAAGCAAAACGACATATCTTTTTTTCTTTATTACCTGCACAAATCACTCACTGCAGTTAACAATTTTGATCCATTTAAATACCGCATTTACGGCGATGAGGTTATGCTTTATGACCAGATAAACGCCGGACCTACAATTGGCCGGAGCAATGGCACGTTCGGGTTTTCATATATAAATTATCATCCGTCATTCGAGGAATTTATGATTGGGGCAAAAAAAGAAATTGAGCGTGTGCAAAACACCACTACCCTTTTTGCTCCAAAGCTTGATGACGATATTGTTCATTACTCGTCGATGCCATGGATAAAATTCACAAGCCTATCGCATGCGCGCAGCTTTTCATTTCCGGATAGCTGCCCTAAAATATCTTTCGGTAAAATGACCGAAAATAATGGCAAAAAAACCATGCCGGTATCTATCCATGTACACCATGCATTGGTTGATGGCCTGCACCTTGGGCAATACATAGATCATTTTCAGGAACTGATGAATGACGGAATTTAA
- a CDS encoding ZIP family metal transporter, translating to MAAWKIVLLFLSAFCGGTSVFFFKGDNHKTLKLVLAFSGAYLFGITVLHLIPDAYHGNDNLVGVFILIGFLFQIVLEQFSDGIEHGHMHKPKHDHVVFPLGIMVSLCLHAFLEGMPLAQGNQDQLVYGIALHHIPAAFALATVLLTNKQSKRNTLLFVTLFAVMAPAGYFFSNALSNGDIGNLQHYFNRIMGVVIGIFLHISTTILFESSADHRFNLRKMIAVLLGVAIALAGFIGEL from the coding sequence ATGGCTGCCTGGAAAATTGTTTTATTGTTTTTGAGTGCCTTTTGTGGCGGCACCTCCGTATTTTTTTTTAAGGGCGATAACCATAAAACCCTTAAGCTGGTATTAGCATTTAGCGGGGCTTACCTGTTTGGTATTACCGTACTGCATTTAATACCTGATGCTTATCATGGTAATGATAACCTGGTTGGCGTTTTCATATTGATAGGTTTTTTATTCCAAATAGTACTGGAACAATTTTCGGACGGAATTGAGCATGGCCACATGCACAAGCCCAAGCATGACCACGTAGTATTTCCGCTGGGAATTATGGTTAGCTTATGCCTGCACGCCTTTTTAGAGGGTATGCCGCTTGCACAGGGCAACCAGGACCAGCTGGTTTACGGCATAGCCCTGCACCACATTCCAGCCGCCTTTGCACTGGCAACTGTCCTGTTAACCAACAAACAAAGTAAAAGAAACACGCTGCTGTTTGTAACACTGTTCGCGGTTATGGCGCCCGCAGGTTATTTTTTCAGCAACGCACTCAGTAATGGTGATATAGGCAATTTACAGCATTACTTTAACCGTATTATGGGAGTGGTAATTGGTATATTCCTGCATATTTCAACCACCATACTTTTTGAATCGAGCGCCGACCACCGCTTTAACCTGCGTAAAATGATCGCTGTACTGTTAGGTGTGGCTATCGCACTGGCAGGATTTATCGGCGAGCTGTAA
- a CDS encoding DUF1493 family protein: MEEVMPPLKEFIVDYCNRYKLNHVDPGSLSLDTSIDLDLDIFDIEIDLFLADFADQFKVDQSKFTWYKYGYPKGSTRVRMIKIMFGYHSAWVKQLAQYCYKPKFKVRNLQEAVKTGRLL, from the coding sequence ATGGAAGAAGTAATGCCACCGTTAAAAGAATTTATTGTTGATTATTGCAACAGATATAAGCTGAATCATGTTGATCCGGGCAGCCTGAGCCTGGATACCAGTATTGATCTGGACCTTGATATATTTGATATTGAGATTGATCTTTTCCTCGCCGATTTTGCCGATCAATTTAAAGTAGATCAATCCAAATTTACCTGGTATAAGTATGGCTATCCCAAGGGCTCAACCCGGGTGCGGATGATAAAAATAATGTTCGGCTATCACAGTGCCTGGGTAAAACAGCTGGCCCAATATTGCTATAAACCCAAATTTAAAGTGCGTAATTTACAGGAGGCCGTAAAAACAGGGAGGTTATTGTAA
- a CDS encoding DUF2851 family protein, with amino-acid sequence MHYVWKFRLFDRIDLKTDDGEELEILSAGMHNTDSGPDFHNARIRIGETVWAANVEVHLSASDWQKHGHTTDNAYGNVVLHVVYHNDEPLVLPNGRKVPTLQLKNRVPDELYNRYHQMIFGNQSIIPCESSIGGIDGLIMHNWLTRVLVERLEKRSEAVVNTLNLNRGDWEETFYQFLAANFGFKINALPFELVAKSLPQLTLAKHKNNPMQIEALIFGQAGFLDTEFKDEYPLKLKKEYDFLRKKYNLKPIENHLWKFMRLRPQNFPTIRLAQFAALIVQSNHLFSKILEIKDIDALRDLFSAIKVNDYWDDHYRFDVLSKPLPKTLGASSVDILLINTLALFLFCYGKQHQQQYYISRSLKLLENLPAERNNITEDFAILGLKINNAFESQALLELKNNYCNYKKCLQCGVGNKILKLA; translated from the coding sequence TTGCATTACGTATGGAAATTCAGGCTATTTGATCGTATTGACCTCAAAACAGATGATGGAGAAGAACTGGAAATATTATCTGCAGGAATGCATAATACGGATTCGGGACCCGATTTTCATAATGCCCGAATTAGGATAGGTGAAACCGTTTGGGCTGCCAACGTAGAGGTACATCTATCTGCATCGGACTGGCAAAAGCATGGGCACACTACCGATAATGCTTACGGCAACGTGGTACTGCATGTGGTTTACCACAATGATGAACCTCTTGTTTTGCCCAACGGCCGTAAAGTGCCAACGCTGCAGCTCAAAAACCGTGTACCAGATGAATTGTATAACAGATACCATCAGATGATCTTCGGCAATCAAAGTATCATTCCCTGTGAAAGCAGTATAGGAGGTATTGATGGCCTGATTATGCACAACTGGCTTACCCGTGTGTTGGTAGAGCGGCTTGAAAAACGATCAGAAGCCGTTGTAAATACCCTCAACCTTAACCGGGGCGATTGGGAAGAAACTTTTTACCAGTTTCTGGCGGCAAACTTTGGGTTTAAAATCAATGCCCTGCCATTTGAGCTGGTGGCCAAATCATTACCGCAGCTTACCCTTGCCAAACACAAAAACAACCCGATGCAAATTGAAGCGCTTATATTTGGACAGGCGGGCTTTTTAGATACCGAATTTAAAGACGAGTATCCGCTAAAATTAAAAAAGGAATATGATTTTTTGAGGAAGAAATATAATCTTAAACCCATTGAAAATCACTTGTGGAAATTTATGCGTTTGCGTCCGCAAAATTTCCCAACCATAAGGCTGGCGCAGTTCGCTGCGCTCATTGTACAGTCAAACCATTTGTTCTCTAAAATACTGGAGATAAAGGATATTGATGCCCTTCGTGATTTATTTTCGGCGATAAAAGTAAATGACTATTGGGATGATCATTACCGGTTTGATGTGTTATCGAAACCATTGCCCAAAACATTAGGAGCCTCATCTGTTGATATATTACTCATAAATACACTGGCACTATTCTTGTTCTGCTATGGAAAACAACATCAGCAGCAGTATTATATAAGCCGCAGTTTAAAGTTGTTGGAAAATTTACCAGCCGAGCGAAATAATATTACAGAAGATTTTGCTATCTTAGGGCTGAAAATTAACAATGCTTTTGAGTCGCAGGCCCTGCTGGAGTTAAAGAATAATTATTGTAATTATAAGAAATGCCTGCAATGTGGCGTTGGTAATAAGATATTAAAACTTGCCTGA
- a CDS encoding GNAT family N-acetyltransferase has protein sequence MPITKATFTDIPELNILINSAYRGEESKKGWTTETDLIGGIRIDEDMLREYFSNEAITILKYTDDNSRITGSVYLEVKGDKLYLGMFSVSPVLQGKGVGRALLEEAELIAKQLNCHTITMTVIRSRTELISWYERRGYAFTGEIQPFHDHGRFGEPKQHIELIVLEKKI, from the coding sequence ATGCCCATCACTAAAGCCACGTTTACTGATATCCCGGAGTTGAATATCTTAATTAATAGTGCTTACCGCGGTGAAGAATCCAAAAAGGGATGGACAACAGAGACTGATCTGATAGGAGGAATCAGGATAGACGAGGACATGCTGCGAGAGTATTTTAGTAATGAAGCAATAACCATATTAAAATATACTGATGATAACTCGCGTATTACCGGTTCGGTTTACCTTGAAGTAAAAGGCGATAAATTATACTTAGGTATGTTCAGCGTGTCGCCGGTATTGCAGGGTAAAGGGGTAGGCAGGGCCCTGCTTGAAGAGGCAGAATTGATTGCAAAACAACTGAATTGCCATACCATTACCATGACGGTGATTCGCAGCCGTACAGAACTCATCAGCTGGTATGAGCGGAGGGGATATGCTTTTACCGGCGAAATACAACCTTTTCATGATCATGGCCGTTTTGGTGAGCCGAAACAGCATATCGAGTTAATTGTATTGGAAAAGAAGATTTAA